From a single Paenibacillus sp. FSL R5-0345 genomic region:
- a CDS encoding DJ-1/PfpI family protein, with protein MKIAFILFDGITFLDFAGFYDVIYRLGQFEIGKGLSWDICAASEEVTDELGFTVKAEKVLPELSEYDMIFVPGGMGTRKLRYDEAFVSWIAGARNVPYKVSVCTGSLLLGAAGLLEGKKATTHPSAYDLLRPYCEEVVETRIVHDGNVITGGGVSTSIDLGLYLISSLAGESAMNSVKKQIDYPYEMQGIVRI; from the coding sequence GTGAAAATCGCCTTTATACTTTTTGACGGGATTACGTTCTTAGATTTTGCGGGGTTCTATGATGTTATTTATCGATTAGGGCAATTTGAAATCGGCAAAGGGTTGTCGTGGGATATATGTGCAGCTTCGGAAGAAGTGACGGATGAGTTAGGATTCACTGTAAAAGCAGAGAAAGTGCTGCCTGAGCTTTCGGAGTATGACATGATATTTGTACCTGGAGGGATGGGGACACGGAAACTCCGTTATGATGAAGCATTTGTCTCATGGATTGCGGGTGCCCGCAATGTTCCTTATAAGGTGTCGGTCTGCACTGGATCACTGCTGCTTGGGGCTGCGGGGTTGTTAGAAGGGAAAAAAGCCACTACCCATCCATCTGCCTATGATTTACTAAGACCCTATTGTGAAGAAGTTGTGGAGACCCGTATTGTACATGATGGAAATGTAATTACAGGTGGTGGAGTTTCGACTTCTATTGATCTAGGTTTATATCTGATTTCATCTTTGGCTGGTGAATCAGCAATGAATTCGGTGAAGAAGCAGATTGATTATCCGTATGAGATGCAGGGGATCGTTCGAATCTGA